Proteins from a single region of Ziziphus jujuba cultivar Dongzao chromosome 1, ASM3175591v1:
- the LOC107415748 gene encoding uncharacterized protein At4g22160: MAYRTGRTGRSFLARNDDRRLKYVFDAGFLSLDLDDDGDDSNSSLSSDSESDDSDAESTRWADVAASFRVFSDSLLRMERAESEMAKAREALRLEAEKRRAELEAELTQMVLRTQLQMASYVSRQSQSRKRKRVEEDERTTPPVLSQREGSLVSSVLQCNLLF; the protein is encoded by the exons ATGGCGTACCGGACCGGTCGAACCGGACGGAGCTTCCTAGCACGCAACGATGATCGCCGTCTCAAATACGTGTTTGACGCTGGATTCTTATCTCTCGATCTCGACGATGACGGCGACGATTCCAACTCTTCTTTGAGTTCTGACTCGGAGAGTGACGACTCGGATGCTGAGTCAACACGATGGGCCGATGTTGCGGCGAGCTTCCGCGTGTTCTCCGATTCGCTGCTTAGAATGGAGCGAGCCGAGTCCGAGATGGCGAAGGCGAGGGAGGCTCTGCGGCTGGAAGCGGAGAAGCGACGAGCTGAATTGGAAGCGGAGCTGACTCAGATGGTGTTGCGGACTCAGTTGCAGATGGCGTCGTACGTTTCAAGGCAGAGTCAGAGCCGAAAGAGGAAGCGAGTTGAAGAAGACGAGAGGACGACACCACCGGTACTGTCTCAAAG GGAAGGATCTTTGGTTTCAAGTGTACTCCAATGCAATTTGCTATTTTGA
- the LOC107415626 gene encoding uncharacterized protein LOC107415626 isoform X1, with amino-acid sequence MAMIGRIARTARRFPTTTTAFSKTPNPTLARLVNVPISQSFHHQSTEDQLHSIIPRIQGSKSVPNSSGLHFVYPAVLASLFGVAGFQIAYSDADRAAVKPYLPSESPASNVDMEETARRERLRIEELLKSKGVQYGSYPRFSVSIKGQKVTFKFQVPPACEVSQLIANLVSHLGLKVEDHGGGSDMLLRAWDSSVAWQLTLTHPEKQKKAEGKQGEGDLCILIFQSLISSEKAEIEFIKQGSLSIEELDALVSVLQLAGKKLGQNKTLEKKQMPTAEKSIASLESMGVRVYGLDEPLSYSSENEISWENIAGYYQQKREIEDTILLALHNPEVYDNIARGTRHKFESNRPRAVLFEGPPGTGKTSCARVIANQAGVPLLYVPLEIVMSKYYGESEHLLAKVFSLANELPNGAIIFLDEVDSLAVARDAEIHEATRRILSVLLRQIDGFEQDKKVVVIAATNRKQDLDPALISRFDSMITFGLPDQQNRREIAAKYAKHLTKLELDELAAVTEEMSGRDIRDVCQQAERSWASKIIRGQASKNGEQGLLPPVKEYIESAINRRKGLLSIAAQNIPNRAAKSQLL; translated from the exons ATGGCCATGATAGGGAGGATAGCCAGAACAGCTCGTCGATTCCCAACAACCACCACCGCCTTTTCTAAAACCCCAAACCCTACGCTTGCTCGCTTAGTGAACGTCCCAATTTCGCAAAGTTTCCATCACC AGTCTACTGAGGATCAGCTTCATTCCATTATACCTAGAATTCAGGGGTCAAAGTCGGTGCCCAACAGTTCTGGACTACATTTTGTATATCCAGCTGTTTTAGCTAGTTTGTTTGGAGTTGCTGGGTTTCAAATAGCATATTCAGATGCTGACAGG GCTGCTGTCAAACCTTATTTACCATCAGAATCTCCTGCAAGTAATGTGGACATGGAGGAAACAGCCAGGAGAGAAAGACTGCGAATTGAAGAGTTGCTCAAAAGTAAAGGAGTGCAATATGGATCTTATCCCCGCTTTAGTGTTTCTATTAAGGGCCAGAAG GTCACCTTCAAATTCCAAGTTCCTCCCGCATGTGAAGTTTCACAGCTGATTGCAAACCTTGTTTCACATCTTGGATTGAAAGTTGAAGACCATGGTGGTGGTTCAGATATGCTATTGCGTGCATGGGACAG TTCAGTTGCTTGGCAACTGACACTTACTCACCCAGAAAAACAGAAGAAAGCTGAGGGGAAACAAGGGGAAGGAGATCTATGCATCCTCATATTTCAATCACTCATAAGCTCTGAAAAAGCT GAAATTGAATTCATAAAGCAGGGAAGCCTGAGCATAGAAGAGCTTGATGCTTTGGTGTCTGTTTTGCAATTAGCGGGAAAAAAGTTGGGACAAAATAAGACTTTGGAAAAGAAGCAAATGCCAACTGCAGAAAAATCAATTGCTAGTCTTGAGTCCATGGGAGTGAGGGTTTATGGACTTGATGAACCTCTTTCATATTCCTCAGAAAATGAAATATCATGGGAAAATATTGCTGGGTATTATCAGCAAAAACG AGAAATAGAAGATACTATACTTTTGGCTCTGCATAATCCTGAAGTTTATGACAATATTGCCCGAGGGACTCGGCATAAGTTTGAGTCAAACAGACCTCGAGCTGTACTATTTGAAGGTCCACCAG GTACAGGGAAGACATCTTGTGCTCGTGTCATAGCTAATCAAGCG GGTGTCCCGTTGCTATACGTGCCTCTTGAGATTGTCATGTCAAAGTACTATGGTGAGAGTGAACACTTATTAGCTAAAGTGTTTTCACTTGCTAATGAGCTTCCCAATGGTGCTATCATTTTCCTAGATGAG GTGGATTCTTTGGCTGTTGCCCGTGATGCTGAAATTCATGAAGCTACACGTAGAATCTTATCAGTGTTATTGAGACAG attgatggatttgaacagGATAAGAAAGTGGTCGTAATAGCTGCAACAAACAGAAAGCAAGACCTTGACCCTGCTTTAATTAG TCGATTCGATTCAATGATAACATTTGGCTTACCGGATCAGCAAAACCGTCGGGAAATAGCAGCCAAGTATGCAAAACACCTgacaaaacttgaattagatGAACTCGCTGCAGTCACAGAAGA AATGTCAGGTAGGGATATAAGAGATGTGTGCCAACAAGCTGAAAGATCGTGGGCATCTAAG ATAATTCGAGGACAAGCATCAAAAAATGGAGAACAAGGCTTACTTCCACCTGTGAAAGAATACATAGAAAGCGCAATAAATAGACGTAAAGGTCTTCTGAGTATTGCAGCCCAAAACATCCCAAACAGGGCAGCTAAAAGCCAACTACTCTAA
- the LOC107415626 gene encoding uncharacterized protein LOC107415626 isoform X2, producing the protein MLTGFLQAAVKPYLPSESPASNVDMEETARRERLRIEELLKSKGVQYGSYPRFSVSIKGQKVTFKFQVPPACEVSQLIANLVSHLGLKVEDHGGGSDMLLRAWDSSVAWQLTLTHPEKQKKAEGKQGEGDLCILIFQSLISSEKAEIEFIKQGSLSIEELDALVSVLQLAGKKLGQNKTLEKKQMPTAEKSIASLESMGVRVYGLDEPLSYSSENEISWENIAGYYQQKREIEDTILLALHNPEVYDNIARGTRHKFESNRPRAVLFEGPPGTGKTSCARVIANQAGVPLLYVPLEIVMSKYYGESEHLLAKVFSLANELPNGAIIFLDEVDSLAVARDAEIHEATRRILSVLLRQIDGFEQDKKVVVIAATNRKQDLDPALISRFDSMITFGLPDQQNRREIAAKYAKHLTKLELDELAAVTEEMSGRDIRDVCQQAERSWASKIIRGQASKNGEQGLLPPVKEYIESAINRRKGLLSIAAQNIPNRAAKSQLL; encoded by the exons ATGCTGACAGG CTTTCTACAGGCTGCTGTCAAACCTTATTTACCATCAGAATCTCCTGCAAGTAATGTGGACATGGAGGAAACAGCCAGGAGAGAAAGACTGCGAATTGAAGAGTTGCTCAAAAGTAAAGGAGTGCAATATGGATCTTATCCCCGCTTTAGTGTTTCTATTAAGGGCCAGAAG GTCACCTTCAAATTCCAAGTTCCTCCCGCATGTGAAGTTTCACAGCTGATTGCAAACCTTGTTTCACATCTTGGATTGAAAGTTGAAGACCATGGTGGTGGTTCAGATATGCTATTGCGTGCATGGGACAG TTCAGTTGCTTGGCAACTGACACTTACTCACCCAGAAAAACAGAAGAAAGCTGAGGGGAAACAAGGGGAAGGAGATCTATGCATCCTCATATTTCAATCACTCATAAGCTCTGAAAAAGCT GAAATTGAATTCATAAAGCAGGGAAGCCTGAGCATAGAAGAGCTTGATGCTTTGGTGTCTGTTTTGCAATTAGCGGGAAAAAAGTTGGGACAAAATAAGACTTTGGAAAAGAAGCAAATGCCAACTGCAGAAAAATCAATTGCTAGTCTTGAGTCCATGGGAGTGAGGGTTTATGGACTTGATGAACCTCTTTCATATTCCTCAGAAAATGAAATATCATGGGAAAATATTGCTGGGTATTATCAGCAAAAACG AGAAATAGAAGATACTATACTTTTGGCTCTGCATAATCCTGAAGTTTATGACAATATTGCCCGAGGGACTCGGCATAAGTTTGAGTCAAACAGACCTCGAGCTGTACTATTTGAAGGTCCACCAG GTACAGGGAAGACATCTTGTGCTCGTGTCATAGCTAATCAAGCG GGTGTCCCGTTGCTATACGTGCCTCTTGAGATTGTCATGTCAAAGTACTATGGTGAGAGTGAACACTTATTAGCTAAAGTGTTTTCACTTGCTAATGAGCTTCCCAATGGTGCTATCATTTTCCTAGATGAG GTGGATTCTTTGGCTGTTGCCCGTGATGCTGAAATTCATGAAGCTACACGTAGAATCTTATCAGTGTTATTGAGACAG attgatggatttgaacagGATAAGAAAGTGGTCGTAATAGCTGCAACAAACAGAAAGCAAGACCTTGACCCTGCTTTAATTAG TCGATTCGATTCAATGATAACATTTGGCTTACCGGATCAGCAAAACCGTCGGGAAATAGCAGCCAAGTATGCAAAACACCTgacaaaacttgaattagatGAACTCGCTGCAGTCACAGAAGA AATGTCAGGTAGGGATATAAGAGATGTGTGCCAACAAGCTGAAAGATCGTGGGCATCTAAG ATAATTCGAGGACAAGCATCAAAAAATGGAGAACAAGGCTTACTTCCACCTGTGAAAGAATACATAGAAAGCGCAATAAATAGACGTAAAGGTCTTCTGAGTATTGCAGCCCAAAACATCCCAAACAGGGCAGCTAAAAGCCAACTACTCTAA
- the LOC107415608 gene encoding uncharacterized protein LOC107415608 — MDFPQPQTLLPCSSGRRTSTDSNSPEFEFWMVRNPSFPQPDLHSADELFVDGVILPLHLLPHQNPPTTSSDPPEPINSEPHLPDPEPEPGPGPQIIHAAAESSISSSLSSSLTASKRWRDIFKKSDQKKSTKTEQEDGGKEKEKKKERKSGNGVSSAAELNINIWPFSRSRSAGNACTRPKTMFGAAGSRKVNSAPCSRSNSAGESKSRKWPSSPGRPGVHLGRSSPVWQVRRGGSGGKSSEPVVRHSEKGHKKEASESRRSKTNGTAASAAGGAGGATAKAKVLSLNVPMCIGYRNHLSCRSDESSSTALSVGSTGAGAGNCHRSSSGGGVGRGVGVNSSSSVGSGGNLFNLRSLFTRKVD, encoded by the coding sequence atggatttccCACAACCCCAAACGCTCTTACCCTGTAGCAGTGGAAGGCGAACCAGCACGGACTCTAATTCACCCGAATTCGAGTTCTGGATGGTCCGAAACCCGTCTTTCCCCCAACCCGATCTTCACTCCGCCGACGAACTTTTCGTTGACGGCGTTATACTTCCCCTTCATCTTCTCCCCCATCAGAACCCACCCACGACTTCTTCTGACCCTCCTGAACCCATAAACTCTGAACCGCATCTTCCGGATCCCGAACCCGAACCCGGTCCGGGACCCCAGATAATACACGCCGCGGCTGAGTCGTCTATCTCCTCCTCCTTGTCGTCCTCGTTAACCGCGTCGAAGCGGTGGAGGGACATTTTCAAGAAGAGTGATCAGAAGAAGAGCACGAAAACCGAGCAGGAAGATGGTggtaaagagaaagagaagaagaaagagcgAAAGAGTGGAAATGGAGTCAGTTCGGCCGCCGAGTTGAACATCAATATTTGGCCCTTCTCGAGGAGTAGATCCGCCGGCAATGCCTGTACCCGACCCAAAACGATGTTCGGAGCTGCGGGATCCAGGAAGGTCAATAGCGCCCCGTGTTCGCGTAGCAACTCCGCCGGTGAGTCCAAGTCCAGAAAATGGCCCAGCAGTCCCGGTAGGCCGGGCGTCCATTTGGGTCGGAGCAGTCCGGTTTGGCAGGTCAGGCGTGGAGGCTCCGGCGGGAAGAGCTCCGAACCTGTGGTCCGCCATTCTGAAAAGGGGCATAAAAAAGAGGCATCTGAGAGTCGCCGGAGCAAAACAAACGGTACGGCTGCGTCGGCGGCCGGCGGTGCTGGTGGGGCGACGGCAAAAGCTAAAGTGTTGAGCTTGAATGTCCCAATGTGTATTGGCTACAGAAACCATTTGAGTTGTAGAAGCGATGAGAGTAGTAGTACAGCTTTAAGTGTCGGGTCTACCGGCGCCGGTGCCGGAAATTGCCACCGGAGTAGCAGCGGCGGCGGAGTCGGGCGTGGTGTGGGTGTTAATAGTAGTAGTAGTGTTGGGAGTGGCGGTAATCTTTTTAACCTGCGCAGCCTTTTCACTAGGAAGGTGGATTGA